Proteins from one Planctomyces sp. SH-PL62 genomic window:
- a CDS encoding GH3 auxin-responsive promoter family protein: protein MNESSLLAILSGSAPARRLVNAGFHVHAKMRMRTLAALDPVREQRRTLRRLVSQARRTRFGRDHGFDAIRTVEEYQRRVPARTYEALWSEYLRDRYPVFEDLTWPGRIPYLALTSGTTQGATKYIPVSRQMVRSNRKAAQTVTAAHMAARPGSKLFDGRVFFLGGTTKLEEPAPGVRQGDLSGVAAIELAPALRPYTFPPLDLALESDWDRKLDRLAERSLAHKITLVSGVPSWLLMLFQRVLALSGRSTIAEVWPHLELVVHGGVKFDPYEATFRETIGSDEVRLQETYPCSEGFVAFGDPETGLLRLLVDHGIFYEFIPVAEYEPESPHAGRYWLENVETGVDYVLVVSTCAGMWAHVIGDTIRFESLDPPLLRFTGRTKYTLSAFGEHLIHEEVEAALAETAAATGATIREWHVGPRFAEPLGFHQYVIEFQARPGDLATFRSRLDEDLRRRNADYDAHRRPGSGIPAPALIAARPGAFEGWMRRRGKLGGQNKVPRMDAGGAATLDLVDYLREAKLVDDEALPGDPP, encoded by the coding sequence GTGAACGAATCCTCGCTTCTGGCGATCCTCTCCGGGTCCGCCCCGGCCCGCCGGCTGGTCAACGCGGGTTTCCATGTCCATGCGAAGATGCGGATGCGAACGCTCGCCGCCCTCGATCCCGTCCGTGAGCAGCGGCGGACCTTGCGACGGCTGGTTTCTCAGGCCCGGCGCACCCGCTTCGGCCGCGACCACGGCTTCGACGCGATTCGTACCGTCGAGGAGTACCAACGGCGCGTCCCGGCGCGCACGTACGAGGCCCTCTGGAGCGAGTATCTCCGCGACCGTTACCCCGTCTTCGAAGACCTGACGTGGCCGGGGCGCATCCCCTACCTCGCGCTCACCAGCGGCACGACCCAGGGGGCCACGAAGTACATCCCGGTGTCGCGCCAGATGGTGCGATCGAATCGCAAGGCGGCGCAGACCGTGACGGCCGCCCACATGGCGGCCCGGCCCGGCTCGAAGCTCTTCGACGGCCGCGTCTTCTTCCTGGGCGGAACCACGAAGCTGGAGGAGCCCGCGCCGGGGGTCCGGCAAGGCGACCTGAGCGGCGTCGCGGCGATCGAGCTCGCGCCGGCCCTGCGGCCCTACACGTTCCCGCCGCTCGACCTCGCCCTGGAATCCGACTGGGACCGCAAGCTCGATCGACTGGCCGAGCGGAGCCTGGCGCACAAAATCACGCTGGTGAGCGGGGTGCCGAGCTGGCTCCTCATGCTCTTTCAGCGCGTGCTCGCCCTGAGCGGCCGGTCGACGATCGCCGAGGTCTGGCCCCACCTGGAGTTGGTTGTCCACGGCGGCGTCAAATTCGACCCGTACGAGGCGACGTTCCGCGAGACGATCGGCTCGGACGAGGTCCGGCTCCAGGAGACCTACCCCTGCTCCGAGGGCTTCGTCGCCTTCGGCGACCCGGAGACCGGGCTGCTGCGGCTCCTGGTCGATCACGGTATTTTTTATGAGTTCATCCCGGTCGCCGAGTACGAGCCGGAGTCGCCCCACGCGGGCCGATACTGGCTGGAAAACGTGGAAACGGGCGTGGACTACGTCCTGGTCGTCTCGACCTGCGCGGGGATGTGGGCGCACGTGATCGGCGACACGATCCGCTTCGAATCGCTCGACCCTCCCCTGCTCCGCTTCACCGGCCGGACCAAGTACACGCTCTCGGCGTTCGGGGAGCACCTGATCCACGAGGAGGTCGAGGCCGCACTCGCCGAGACGGCCGCCGCGACCGGGGCGACGATCCGCGAATGGCACGTCGGCCCTCGGTTCGCGGAACCGCTGGGATTCCATCAATATGTGATCGAATTCCAGGCTCGGCCGGGCGACCTGGCGACGTTCCGGTCGCGACTCGATGAAGACCTGCGCCGACGCAACGCCGACTACGACGCGCATCGACGGCCGGGCTCCGGCATCCCCGCGCCGGCCCTGATCGCGGCCCGTCCGGGAGCCTTTGAAGGCTGGATGAGGCGTCGAGGCAAGCTCGGCGGCCAGAACAAGGTTCCGCGCATGGACGCGGGGGGCGCCGCGACGCTCGACCTCGTCGACTACCTCCGCGAAGCGAAGCTGGTCGACGACGAGGCGCTGCCGGGCGATCCC